The Hordeum vulgare subsp. vulgare chromosome 4H, MorexV3_pseudomolecules_assembly, whole genome shotgun sequence genomic interval CGAGATTCATGTTGTAAGTTTTCTGTTTCGATGATCCTACCGCACTAACACCGCAATTACGCAATGTATTTCTTCTCTTCTGTCCTCGGCAAGCTCGTGACCTTATCCGACGATGCCAACCATAGGCTGGGCGCGTACGGCAAGGCTGGAGTTGTTCTGGCGGTCCTTGAGTCCGAGGCGGGGACTGCCGTCGCGGCGGCCGCGACCAGGGAGGCCATGAGGGGAGAGAGATGGCGCTTCCTGGGTCCTCGGGGCTGTTGTTGACGCCATTGTCGTGTTTGAGAGGCTGCCTCAACGTCTTGGAGCCCAAGCCCTCGACTCTGGTCTTCCTCCATGCATGTTCTGGCCGGCAACAGAGCAGAGCTTGGTGACCGACCTATTCCCTCGATCATTTTGATCCGATCAAGATCTCAAGGTTAGGTCAAAGAGAATGGGATTTGTGTTTGCAACATGGTCGTGCTCGTCGTCGACGCTTCTGTGCTGGAGTGTGGCGACGAGGAGGCCACTGCGACCGTCACGGCCTTGGGGTCCTTTCAACCGCAACCGAGCATGGACTTGTCGTCGCCGAACCGCTCCGGCGCCACCAGTGTCCACCACAATCGCCATGGCATTGTATAACTCTGTGTGTTATGGATAATTGTTAAGTGTGTAGGCAACCAAACAATATGCACTAGTACGAGCACAACCAATGCGAGCAACCAAACATAATGTGTATAGACGTTGCTAGGATGGAGAAAGAAAGGATGTAGCCAACCAAACAACATGCAGACGTTGATTTTTTGCTTGCATATCTTCGACCAGGCCCAATTGAGGCAAATATACAAACATACGAAAGACATGCAGAAAACCAAACACATCCTTATTATCTTTGTGCAAGTTATTTCTTCGAGAGCTGGGACGTTTATTCAAAACATTTTGAAATGCCttacaaatattttttttgttttgttcaacGACCATTCGTGAaaaaattgaattccttgaaaaggaaaaatatataaaaaaatcaaatgaatGACTCTGTTCACCACCGGCTGATCAGCTTCTGTTCACCACCCTGCAGTTCCTCCTGACCTCCCCCATGTTTCCGGTCAGTGGGGCGATGTTGCCCATCTTGATCATCGCCGTGGCGAAGCTCCGGAAGAAGTCAGCCTGGCTAGCGGCGAACCGCTCGACGATGGGCGCcgtggaggtggcggcaccttccGGCGCCGAGAGCATCACTTGGTCGGACCGGAGCAGGCCGCGGTTGCGCAGGAGGTTGTGGTAGTAGCTGTTGTCGAACGCGTCCGGCGTGGCCGGGTCGAGGTTGTTGAGGCGCATGTCGGCGCCCGCGGCCGGGCAGCTCTGCTGCAGGGCGGACAGGTACGCCCCGTCCAGCGTCGGGTCCGGCTGCCCGGTGCCGGCGAAGTTGTTGAGCCTGTCCTGGAAGAACCTGCACTGCGACCGGCCGATCGTGTGTGCTCCTGGAAGATGAAGCGAGACGTGTCATTTGTACTGCATGCTCCAGTCGCACGTGTACTGACATATAGAGACCGAGATTTGATCTGAGGAGCTGATGGTGGATCAGTAATGGAGCACGCCGTAGTACCTTGGAGGGCGACGAAGTCGGTGTCGTCGAGGCCGAGGCCGGCGAACTTCTGCCTAAGGACGTTGAGGGCGTCCGTGGGGCCAGGGAGGTTGTCGGCGGCGTCGAAGTTGGCCGTCATGCCGTCCCTCCGGCCCAGCAGCACCCTCCAGTAGGGCCCTCCCGCCAGCTCAACGGAGACCTCGGCGGCGAGCGCGACGATGTCGGCGCAGGAGACGGTGCCGGGGCACGCGCTCTCCAGGGCGGCCTTGATGCCGTCCACCACCGGGAACCCCCGCGCCGAGTTGCTGTTCGGGGCAGCCTTCTTCTCGCTGTTCACCGCCGGGCCGTCGTCCAGCAGCAGCGACCCGTCGCAGCCCTGCACGCGCGCACGCGAACACCAGCTCAAATCATATTAGCAGAAGCAGCGGTGGCACATGCACGCAGAGTAGACGGGACGGGAGATAGTACGTACGTTGACGAAGCAGTCGTGGAACTGGAGGCGGACGAGGCTGGCGAGGATGCGCGGGTCGGCGGTGCGCGCCTCCTGGACGACCCGCCGCACCGTGTCGTAGACGTGCGGGCACGACTCGTCGTAGTAGGCCGGGTTCAGCTGCTGCGCCCGCGCGCCGTGGAGCGCCATGGTGGCGAGCAAGGCGCACGCGGCGAGCAGCGCCGCCGGTGGCAGGGGCGCCATCTTGATTTGCTACCGAGAACCAACAAGATCAATCAAATTCGTTCTCGGCCTCTCTTTCGCTTGCTCGGTCGCGCTAGCTagcttgttggtgttggtgtgctGATCTGACCTGCTTGTGATTCTTGGAGCGGGCAATGCTGATACGGCGGTAAATATAGCAACAAACGCTAGCGCGAGGCTTCCTGGAATGATGAGTGGACTCGCTCCCGCAACGCGACGCGGAGGGTTGATCTGGTAGTTTTGGCACCTGTGATTGAAATGGTCTGTAAAACACTGATCAAAATATAAACTGTGTCCTGATACGGTTTACCACTGGGTACACACGCGATTAACCCCATAATTTATTCGTAAAAGGGTGGGCATATTCAAAAGGCGTGTGGGAGTACGTTTATGTGTTGGTGATGCCGTTGGGCGGTGCTTTTTCTTTGACACGTTAATTGTTGGTGGTGCTGCTTGCTTACTCTTGAATTAGTCTATGCGAGCTAATTTTCCAAATAGAGAATTAGTCAGTATACCACGAGGGAAGTTAAATGCTGCGAACCAacatgtggttggatggttagtagGACGATTATATTCTTTGTCCATTAGAGTTTTAGTCTTAAATTTGATATTGGTGCTCGCATTTTTCTGGTTTTATTTCACGCCTTCTAGCGATGTGCGTTGGGAGGAGACATTTTCGTCGGCTACGAGGACATCTATGGCGACTTTGTCAATGTCAAGATGATGTGCCGACTCAATCATTCAGAGGTGTTCATAGGGGTACGATGTGCGTACGTTTATTTATAGAGTTGAGTATATGCTCGTGTATGTGAGCGACTTCAACTGTACTGTGTTAAAAATCATAGTATAATCACTTTCATGTCACGATTAGTGGAAACCATCACTTTATGATTcgtaacattttgcaccgaagcgaAAATTTGTCGATGAAAAAAATCACCGAGCCAAAAATTGAGATCGTTTTGACGTGGCAAAGCGGCCGCGTGGCTATGGTGGACGACAAAGCAGTGACGACTTAACGGCTGGACCGGCTCAGCTGGTCGGTCCCAAAAAAGAAACAATGCAGGCTCTCACTCACTCTCGCTCGCTCCCACTCTCACTCTTGCTCTCACTCCCCTCTGAGCCGCGCTGCCCACAACATTGCTGTGGGGGACGCAATACCATCTTGGAAAGAATGGGAGGAGAGCAGCTACGATAAAGACATGGTCACTTTGTCGGGGAGGTAATGCCTAATCGATGTACTTTGTCTGATTGCATAGGGTTAGGGATTCTAGATTGGAGATTTTTGTTTTGGTATGACTTTGGACTGGACCTAGTGCATTTGACCACTCCCAATTCCTTTTGAACTCAATCCAACCGCTTCTAACCATAAATGACTCAGATTTTGAAGGCGATGTCATGACAGGGGAGGGCCCTATTGAGTGCTACCACCGAAAAAAGCCAAGAAATTCGTACATGTGAAGGTAGCATAACTGGAAGGAGGTTTTATGGATGTGGTGAGGAAGTAAGTTGCAATGTTAGCTGCTATATTTCTCTGAATGTTTGCATTTTCTATGAATCTATGTTGTACCATTGTAATGGTTAATTATCAAATTGGTTTTAAAAAATGAGCTTAGACATAGATATATACGTCCTTGATCTACTTATTTGAGCACCTATGTGGTTTGAAAGTTTACTTCCACAAAAttaagtttttttttattttggaggagctagagacaaacatatttACAGAATGGATTTCTTTATGAAAAGGATTAGGTTACACTTGTGTATCATTTGTAGCTGCTTATGGTTAAGTAACTTATTTTTCTTGTAGATTGGCAATTGTGGCTTTGTTGAATGGGTTGATATGGAGTATCGTGAAGCTGCTAAAAAAGCTCTTGAGAAGCTTTGGGCAAAATATGAAGGTTGTCGTGCTTCTAGAACTATGGAAGGGGTTGATCATGCAAAGGTTGTGCTTAAGCTTCAAGACTACCTTAAGATTGTGGACCTTCAGTACAAGAACCTTGTTGTCGATGTTAAGAAAATTATGCAACAACAAGTGTAAAATACCTATAAAGAAAATTATAAGAGAATAATGTTAGAGGTCAGTGAAGCCATAGAGAAGCAACTGGACCAGAAATAGTATGTCATAAAGGGTATGAAGGCCATTCATAAAATGCAAGGAGAATTGAACATGAACCTGAAGATTGAGCTGCATGAGCTAAAGAAGAATAGGGATATCAATGGACTCAAGAAAGAGATGCATGTGATGAAGACTGAACTCCAAGAccacaaaaaggataagaaacAACTAATCAAGGAGAATCTTGAGGGGATTAAGGAGAGGGATGACctcaagaaggggaaggagaagctgGATATAGCCACTTCTAAGCTAACTACAGTTGCAGAAATCCACAAGGGCAAGCTGAAGAAGATCAAGGAAATTTGTGATGAAGATTTTGTCATTGAGCTTAGTGGTTGAGACTTAGTCTACTCTAGTGTTGTTTTATGTAGTATGCTACTTATATGTCTACTTTTCTTTCTGTTATTGTAAGCACTTCGATACCTATATATTTGGTGTAACACTATTAACCTATCTGTATTGTTTTTTGTTAGTGTACTAAAATATGTGGGCTTTAGCACCGAGACTTGTACAAAGGCAGCCGTGGCCTCCGGACTGGCAAGACCGTGCCAACCAATGTCAACCTTCGAACCGTTAGCCACCTTGTTCGGGGAGGAAGACCTGGCAGCCGTCACGCTCGGTAGGAACCCTCCACATCTCCGCTGCTCCACCTCATCAGGCTGATTGTCAGCATCAATGAGGTGTCGAGCGGGCAAGCGGTTAGGTGGATCTAGTCATGGGCATGCAGCCACTTTAATGACACCCGTCCAGCAGCATGTCAAGTAAATAAAAGGTAGTTGGGCGAACGACACCGAAGGAAGGCAATCCTTGCCAAGGAACGTCGCCAGCGCGTCACCTCACAACGCATTTAATGCGTCTATCTCTATCcgtcagagttaggtatttcccactgtTGCTTCTGTCAGTAGTTTTGGCAGTTGGCTTGTGGACTATTCTCCCACGAAAAGATTGTTTTAGACACTGTGGTAACCCCTTGGACTATAgaaggaggtccatggctaccgtTAGAAGGGTCGACACTCTGTTCATTATACACACGTAGCTGCTGCCCTCGAGCATCCTTGCGGCGCGAGTGCACGTGTACTTTCAACACCCATATAATCCACCAGAATACATGACGGagggttttacgcttccgagCGGCCCGAGCCAGTCTAAACCTTTGTGCATGCAGCTGttggtgatgctctttgtgcGCACGTAGTCCCCGCAGAATCGTAGCAAAAGAAAGCTTCCTGGTCCCAGAGATCGTCgtaccccgacatctttggcgagcGAGGTAGGGGGGATTTGGTGCACGAATCTTCTGCAACACTGCGTGTCTTGTCCAACATCTTAATCGAACTCCCATGGCACCGAAGAAGGCCAGGGGAGCACTAGCACCCATTCCA includes:
- the LOC123446739 gene encoding peroxidase A2-like; the encoded protein is MAPLPPAALLAACALLATMALHGARAQQLNPAYYDESCPHVYDTVRRVVQEARTADPRILASLVRLQFHDCFVNGCDGSLLLDDGPAVNSEKKAAPNSNSARGFPVVDGIKAALESACPGTVSCADIVALAAEVSVELAGGPYWRVLLGRRDGMTANFDAADNLPGPTDALNVLRQKFAGLGLDDTDFVALQGAHTIGRSQCRFFQDRLNNFAGTGQPDPTLDGAYLSALQQSCPAAGADMRLNNLDPATPDAFDNSYYHNLLRNRGLLRSDQVMLSAPEGAATSTAPIVERFAASQADFFRSFATAMIKMGNIAPLTGNMGEVRRNCRVVNRS